From the Phycisphaerae bacterium genome, the window ACCGGGCACGATGATCCAGTCGGGCGGCTCCCAGCCCAGACCCTCCAGCACGCGATACATGATGGCCTTCTGCCCTTCGAGCCGGAAGGGGTTGACCGAATTCATCAAGTACAGATTCAGGCGCTCGGCGGATTCCTGTACCAGACGCATGCACGCGTCGAAATCGCCCGAGACTTGAATAGTGAGCGAGCCGTAATCCAAGGCCTGGGAGAGCTTGCCGAAGGCGATCTTTCCCCCGCCCACGAACACGATGGCCTGCATCGGATCTCCGTCGCGCGTGCGGGTGTGGGCGGCAAACATGGCCAGCGATGCGCTGGTATTGCCGGTTGAGGCGCAGGAGATTCGCCGGCGATTCAGGCAGCGGGCCATGGTGAACGCTGCGGCCATGCCGTTGTCCTTGAAGCTGCCGCTGGGGTTAAAGCCCTCGTACTGAAGGTGCAGTCGCCCGGCGCGCATGCCCAGGTGCGCGGCAAGCTGATCGGCGGGCTGCAAGGTCGTGCGTCCTTCGCCGATGGTCACCAGGTCGTTGATGGCGGCGAAGGGAATCAGCTCGCGAAAGCGCCACACGCCGGATTGGTCCAGACGCTTCTCGGCGTCGGTTTTGCCCAATGTCGCGCGTCGCTCGTCGAAGAACGAGAGGGATCCCGGCACGACGCATCGCGACCAGTCGTAGCGCACATCGAGCAGTGAGCCACACGCCCGGCACTTGAAAAGGACCTCGCCGAGGTCGTAGGTCGCTCCGCAGCCCGGCATCACGCATTGTTGGTAAGATGGATGATTCACGGACGGTAT encodes:
- the thrC gene encoding threonine synthase, with the translated sequence MIPSVNHPSYQQCVMPGCGATYDLGEVLFKCRACGSLLDVRYDWSRCVVPGSLSFFDERRATLGKTDAEKRLDQSGVWRFRELIPFAAINDLVTIGEGRTTLQPADQLAAHLGMRAGRLHLQYEGFNPSGSFKDNGMAAAFTMARCLNRRRISCASTGNTSASLAMFAAHTRTRDGDPMQAIVFVGGGKIAFGKLSQALDYGSLTIQVSGDFDACMRLVQESAERLNLYLMNSVNPFRLEGQKAIMYRVLEGLGWEPPDWIIVPGGNLGNSSAFGKAYIELKELGLVKRVPRLAIINAAGANTLFELYNEHGLRFRGGDVDVEKVKSYFADYDGTGRSARTVASAIEIGRPVNLIKALRSLEAMDGVVRQVPDEAIEDGKALVGRYGYGCEPASGASVAGLKVLLEEQLISPDDRVVCILTGHGLKDPNVTVNYHSQERADVQGRRFANPPVSAPDDLEAIVRLLGDA